One region of Camelina sativa cultivar DH55 chromosome 6, Cs, whole genome shotgun sequence genomic DNA includes:
- the LOC104792160 gene encoding citrate synthase 2, peroxisomal: MEISERVKARLAILTAHLAVSDSVGLEQVLPAIEPWCTSAHITAPPHGSLKGNLTIVDERTGKKYQVPVSEHGTVKSVDLKKITTGKDDKGLKLYDPGYLNTAPVRSSICYIDGDEGILRYRGYPIEELAESSTFIEVAYLLMYGNLPSQNQLADWEFTVSQHSAVPQGVLDIIQSMPHDAHPMGVLVSAMSALSIFHPDANPALSGQDIYKSKQVRDKQIVRILGKAPTIAAAAYLRTAGRPPVLPSANLSYSENFLYMLDSMGNRSYKPNPRLARVLDILFILHAEHEMNCSTAAARHLASSGVDVYTAVAGAVGALYGPLHGGANEAVLKMLAEIGTAENIPDFIEGVKNRKRKMSGFGHRVYKNYDPRAKVIKRLADEVFSIVGRDPLIEVAVALEKAALSDEYFVKRKLYPNVDFYSGLIYRAMGFPPEFFTVLFAVPRMAGYLSHWRESLDDPDTKIMRPQQAYTGVWMRHYEPVRERTVSSDSDSDKFGQVSISNASRRRLAGSSAL; encoded by the exons atggagatttcGGAGAGAGTGAAAGCTCGATTAGCCATTCTTACCGCGCACTTGGCGGTATCTGACTCTGTCGGATTGGAACAGGTGTTACCGGCGATCGAGCCATGGTGCACATCGGCTCACATTACTGCCCCACCGCACGGATCGCTTAAAGGAAACTTGACGATCGTAGATGAGCGTACGGGGAAGAAATATCAGGTCCCTGTCTCAGAGCATGGTACCGTTAAATCCGTTGATCtcaaaaag ATAACGACGGGGAAGGATGACAAGGGGCTTAAGTTATATGATCCAGGTTACTTGAACACGGCTCCTGTTCGATCTTCGATTTGTTACATCGATGGAGATGAAGGAATCCTACGTTATCGGGGTTACCCAATTGAAGAATTGGCTGAGAGCAGTACTTTTATTGAGGTTGCTTATCTCCTCA TGTATGGGAATCTGCCTTCTCAAAATCAGCTAGCTGATTGGGAGTTTACGGTTTCTCAGCATTCAGCTGTGCCACAAGGAGTATTG GATATCATACAGTCCATGCCTCATGATGCACACCCAATGGGGGTTCTTGTGAGTGCGATGAGTGCACTTTCTATCTTTCATCCTGATGCAAATCCTGCTCTTAGT GGCCAAgatatttacaaatcaaaacaagttCGTGATAAACAGATTGTTCGTATTCTCGGAAAG GCACCAACAATTGCAGCCGCTGCTTATTTGAGGACGGCAGGCAGGCCTCCTGTTCTCCCTTCAGCCAATCTTTCCTATTCAGAGAATTTCCTCTATATGCTGGATTCAAT GGGAAATAGGTCTTACAAGCCTAATCCTCGTTTGGCTCGAGTTCTGGACATCCTCTTCATACTGCATGCTGAACATGAAATGAACTGCTCTACTGCTGCTGCTAGACATCTTGCCTCTAG TGGTGTTGATGTGTACACCGCTGTTGCTGGAGCTGTTGGAGCGCTTTATGGTCCACTTCATGGTGGCGCAAACGAGGCTGTGCTTAAGATGTTAGCAGAGATCGGGACAGCTGAAAATATTCCAGATTTCATCGAAGGCGTGAAGAACAG AAAGAGGAAGATGTCAGGTTTTGGACATCGTGTCTACAAAAACTACGACCCCCGAGCAAAAGTCATAAAAAGACTGGCAGATGAAGTGTTCTCTATTGTTGGTAGGGATCCTCTCATCGAG GTAGCAGTTGCCCTAGAGAAAGCGGCACTCTCTGatgaatattttgttaagaGAAAGCTATACCCAAATGTTGATTTCTACTCTGGATTAATCTATAG GGCAATGGGATTCCCACCAGAATTCTTCACAGTCCTATTTGCAGTCCCGCGTATGGCTGGATACTTGTCGCACTGGCGTGAGTCGCTAGATGATCCTGACACTAAGATCATGAGACCCCAACAG GCCTATACTGGAGTGTGGATGAGGCATTACGAGCCGGTGAGAGAACGAACAGTATCAAGTGATTCGGATTCGGATAAGTTTGGTCAAGTTTCCATTTCGAATGCATCAAGAAGGCGTTTAGCTGGATCTTCTGCGCTTTAG
- the LOC104792165 gene encoding probable galacturonosyltransferase 15 isoform X1 yields MKFYISATGIKKVTISNPGVGFGKGSGGGGGCSASRRFSGRTFLLLLLLLALVLPFIFVRFAFLVLESASVCDSPLDCMGLRLLRGGDDTSLKIGEELTRALVEETEQDVNGRVTKGSLDSFDDLVKEMTLKRRDIKAFASVTKKMLLQMERKVQSAKHHELVYWHLASHGIPKSLHCLSLRLTEEYSVNAMARTRLPPPESVSRLTDPSFHHVVILTDNVLAASVVISSTVENAVNPDKFVFHIVTDKKTYTPMHAWFAMNSASSPVVEVKGLHQYDWPQEVNFKVREMLDIHRMIWRRHYQNLKDSDFSFVEGTHEQSLQALNPSCLALLNHLRIYIPKLFPDLNKIVLLDDDVVVQRDLSSLWEMDLNGKVVGAVVDSWCGDNCCPGRTYKDYFNFSHPLISSNFVEDDCAWLFGMNVFDLKAWRQTNITEAYSTWLRLSVSSGLQLWQPGALPPTLLAFKGLTQSLDPSWHVAGLGSRSVKSPEEILKSAAVLHFSGPAKPWLEISNPEVRSLWYRYVNSSDIFIRKCKIMN; encoded by the exons ATGAAGTTTTACATATCGGCGACGGGGATTAAGAAGGTTACGATATCGAATCCAGGCGTCGGATTCGGAAAAGgaagcggaggaggaggaggatgctCGGCGTCGAGGAGATTCTCTGGTCGGACCTTTTTACTGTTGCTCCTTCTGCTCGCCCTCGTCCTCCCTTTTATCTTCGTCAGGTTCGCGTTTCTCGTCCTCGAATCCGCCTCCGTTTGCGATTCTCCTCTCg ATTGCATGGGACTGAGACTTCTCCGTGGGGGCGACGACACATCTCTg AAAATCGGGGAAGAGTTGACACGAGCGCTAGTGGAAGAGACAGAACAGGACGTTAATGGAAGAGTTACGAAGGGCTCGTTGGACTCATTCGACGACCTTGTCAAGGAGATGACGTTAAAACGCCGTGATATAAAGGCGTTTGCTTCCGTGACTAAGAAGATG CTGTTGCAGATGGAACGTAAAGTCCAATCAGCTAAACATCATGAGTTAGTGTACTGGCATTTAGCTTCTCACGGTATTCCCAAAAGCCTCCATTGCCTTTCCCTGAGATTAACTGAAGAATACTCTGTAAATGCCATGGCTCGAACGCGTTTGCCTCCACCTGAATCCGTTTCTCGTCTGACCGACCCATCTTTTCACCATGTTGTCATCTTGACTGACAATGTTCTCGCTGCTTCCGTCGTCATATCTTCTACAGTAGAAAACGCTGTGAATCCTGATAAGTTTGTCTTCCATATTGTTACCGACAAGAAAACCTATACCCCAATGCACGCTTGGTTTGCTATGAACTCTGCTTCATCTCCGGTTGTTGAAGTAAAGGGACTTCATCAGTATGATTGGCCTCAAGAAGTGAATTTCAAAGTTAGAGAGATGCTAGACATTCACCGCATGATTTGGAGACGGCATTATCAAAATTTGAAAGACTCTGATTTTAGTTTCGTGGAGGGTACTCATGAGCAGTCCTTGCAAGCTCTAAATCCGAGCTGCCTCGCCCTTTTGAATCATCTTCGCATCTACATTCCCAAG CTTTTTCCAGACCTCAACAAGATAGTTTTGTTGGATGATGATGTAGTAGTACAACGCGACCTTTCGTCTTTGTGGGAAATGGATCTCAACGGTAAAGTTGTCGGTGCGGTTGTTGACTCGTGGTGCGGGGACAACTGTTGTCCGGGAAGAACTTACAAAGACTACTTCAACTTCTCACATCCTCTGATTTCATCAAACTTTGTTGAAGACGACTGCGCTTGGCTTTTTGGTATGAATGTCTTTGATCTAAAAGCCTGGAGACAAACCAATATCACAGAAGCTTACTCTACATGGTTAAGACTC AGTGTTAGCTCCGGGCTACAGTTATGGCAACCAGGAGCTTTACCACCGACACTACTTGCTTTCAAAGGACTCACACAGTCTCTTGACCCATCATGGCATGTTGCTGGACTAGGATCTCGATCTGTTAAATCCCCGGAAGAGATTCTGAAATCTGCTGCGGTTTTACATTTTAGCGGTCCAGCAAAGCCGTGGCTAGAGATCAGTAACCCTGAGGTACGATCTCTTTGGTATAGATACGTAAATTCCTCCGACATCTTCATTAGGAAATGCAAAATCATGAactga
- the LOC104792157 gene encoding E3 ubiquitin-protein ligase RDUF2 isoform X2, with the protein MAILLCQINPIIVMIRIHDRRVGEFLLSLRRTRGPGTVNRRLLDDLPAAYSNTTISSTVDLVPPSHTRHQIPIRNSNNPRRQHLEALRQAVHNQPGRRENSSTSSSSSQVHEEDEILKHLTKETYNPVPKSTLLRSLSLYYRNKTPGNENARNSRDLPGDEEDKRCSVCLEDFEPKETVMLTPCKHMFHEECIVPWLKSKGQCPVCRFVILKPAKQDSSPTNGSNPAGDMRMNDLFTLELLSVVRAMEETFLFGYPRRM; encoded by the exons ATGGCTATTCTTCTGTGCCAAATCAACCCAATTATAGTTATGATACGGATACACGATCGTCGGGTTGGCGAGTTCCTGCTTTCTCTTCGCAGAACTCGTGGTCCAGGA ACAGTTAACAGACGCTTGCTAGATGATCTTCCAGCCGCTTACTCAAATACAACGATTTCATCCACTGT AGATTTAGTACCACCGTCACATACTCGACATCAGATTCCAATTCGTAACAGCAACAACCCGCGAAGACAGCACCTCGAGGCACTAAGGCAAGCCGTTCACAACCAGCCCGGTAGACGAGAGAACAgctcaacatcatcatcatcatcacaagtcCATGAAGAAGACGAGATCCTCAAACATCTAACAAAAGAGACATACAACCCAGTTCCAAAAAGCACTCTCCTCAGAAGCCTGAGCTTATACTACAGAAACAAAACCCCGGGAAACGAAAACGCAAGAAACAGTCGAGATCTCCCAGGCGACGAAGAGGACAAGAGATGCTCCGTGTGTTTAGAAGACTTTGAACCCAAGGAAACAGTGATGCTCACTCCTTGCAAACACATGTTTCATGAAGAATGTATAGTTCCATGGTTAAAGAGCAAAGGACAGTGTCCTGTCTGTAGATTCGTCATACTCAAGCCAGCAAAACAAGACTCCTCTCCAACTAATGGATCAAATCCCGCGGGAGACATGAGAATGAACGATCTCTTCACATTAGAGCTACTCTCTGTGGTAAGAGCAATGGAAGAAACTTTCCTTTTTGGTTATCCTCGTCGCATGTAA
- the LOC104792164 gene encoding agamous-like MADS-box protein AGL1, translated as MIGSMEEGGSSHEADNSKKIGRGKIEIKRIENTTNRQVTFCKRRNGLLKKAYELSVLCDAEVALVIFSTRGRLYEYANNSVRGTIERYKKACSDAVNPPSVTEANTQYYQQEASKLRRQIRDIQNSNRHIVGESLGSLNFKELKNLEGRLEKGISRVRTKKNEMLVTEIEYMQKREMELQHDNMYLRAKIAEGARLNPDQQESNVIQGTTVYESGVSSHQSHHYNRNYIPVNLLEPNQQFSAQDQPPLQLV; from the exons ATGATAGGATCAATGGAGGAAGGAGGAAGTAGTCACGAAGCAGATAATAGCAAGAAGATAGGGAGAGGAAAGATCGAGATAAAGAGGATAGAGAACACGACAAATCGTCAAGTAACTTTCTGCAAACGACGCAATGGTCTTCTCAAGAAAGCTTACGAGCTCTCTGTCTTGTGTGATGCCGAGGTTGCTCTCGTTATCTTCTCCACTCGTGGCCGTCTCTACGAGTACGCCAACAACAG TGTGAGGGGTACAATTGAAAGGTACAAGAAAGCTTGTTCTGATGCTGTCAATCCTCCTTCCGTAACCGAAGCTAATACTCAG TATTATCAGCAAGAAGCCTCTAAGCTTCGGAGGCAGATTCGGGACATTCAGAATTCAAACAG GCATATCGTTGGGGAATCACTTGGTTCCTTGAACTTCAAGGAACTCAAGAATCTCGAAGGACGGCTTGAAAAAGGAATCAGCCGCGTCCGAACTAAAAAG AACGAGATGTTAGTGACAGAGATAGAGTATATGCAAAAGAGG GAAATGGAGTTGCAACATGATAACATGTATCTGCGAGCTAAG ATAGCCGAAGGCGCCAGATTGAATCCGGATCAGCAGGAATCGAATGTGATACAAGGGACGACTGTTTACGAATCCGGTGTGTCTTCACATCAGTCGCATCACTATAATCGGAACTATATTCCGGTGAACCTTCTTGAACCGAATCAGCAATTCTCCGCCCAAGACCAACCTCCTCTTCAACTTGTGTAA
- the LOC104792166 gene encoding uncharacterized protein LOC104792166, whose translation MSKRADKGRSWHGSRINQFGVVFFVFGISLVAVLLFCFSGKKNQSSELELEQPRHISNNFNPDLESHPTVEIQNGTQLIWKIPNSAKAVLFIAHGCHRKASDFWDKSSDCPECTGLPEERFLVRFALAKKFAVLTVSSAGKCWTLGKEKTIVENIIKSWVDKHKLQRLPLVALGASSGGYFVSALATHLRFSSIVLMIAEGVFDQISISKHYPPTLFVHMPKDVYRQQKIREFLEGLRMEGVDAAEIECLDLPLSPDFLAGRIPGLGSDVSAKLFKLFQDKGFVDEKGYMKRDGRRTPWKQALSGYGISLEQSLITPVEEELNLAYAYHEMTSSQSDQIFNWFESHMS comes from the coding sequence ATGTCGAAGCGTGCTGACAAAGGGAGATCGTGGCATGGATCTCGAATCAATCAATTCGGAGTTGTATTCTTCGTTTTTGGGATCTCACTGGTCGCGGTTctgttgttttgtttcagtGGCAAGAAGAATCAGAGCTCGGAGCTGGAACTGGAACAACCGAGACATATTTCGAACAATTTCAATCCCGATTTGGAATCTCATCCAACCGTAGAGATTCAGAACGGGACTCAACTGATATGGAAGATACCAAATTCGGCAAAGGCAGTTCTGTTTATCGCTCATGGTTGCCATAGGAAAGCTTCTGACTTTTGGGACAAATCTTCAGATTGCCCTGAATGTACTGGTCTACCAGAAGAGAGGTTTCTTGTCCGGTTTGCTTTAGCTAAGAAGTTCGCTGTTTTGACTGTATCTAGTGCTGGGAAATGCTGGACCTTGGGGAAGGAAAAAACCATTGTTGAAAACATCATTAAATCGTGGGTGGATAAGCACAAGCTTCAAAGGCTTCCTCTTGTCGCGTTAGGGGCTTCATCTGGTGGCTACTTTGTCTCTGCTCTTGCTACACATTTGCGGTTTAGTAGCATCGTGCTTATGATTGCGGAAGGAGTCTTTGATCAGATTAGTATAAGTAAACACTATCCGCCGACTCTTTTTGTGCACATGCCTAAAGATGTCTACAGACAACAAAAGATTAGGGAATTTTTAGAAGGTCTCAGAATGGAAGGCGTTGATGCTGCAGAGATTGAATGCTTGGATTTGCCGCTTTCTCCTGATTTCTTGGCAGGTAGGATTCCAGGTCTTGGTTCAGATGTCTCGGCCAAACTGTTTAAGCTATTTCAAGACAAGGGATTTGTTGATGAGAAGGGATACATGAAACGTGATGGACGGAGAACACCGTGGAAACAAGCTCTCAGTGGCTACGGAATATCACTGGAACAAAGTTTGATTACTCCTGTTGAGGAAGAACTGAATCTTGCATATGCATACCATGAGATGACGAGCTCGCAGTCTGACCAAATCTTTAACTGGTTTGAATCGCATATGAGCTGA
- the LOC104792157 gene encoding E3 ubiquitin-protein ligase RDUF2 isoform X1 has protein sequence MNNNRNGYSSVPNQPNYSYDTDTRSSGWRVPAFSSQNSWSRSNSTVNRRLLDDLPAAYSNTTISSTVDLVPPSHTRHQIPIRNSNNPRRQHLEALRQAVHNQPGRRENSSTSSSSSQVHEEDEILKHLTKETYNPVPKSTLLRSLSLYYRNKTPGNENARNSRDLPGDEEDKRCSVCLEDFEPKETVMLTPCKHMFHEECIVPWLKSKGQCPVCRFVILKPAKQDSSPTNGSNPAGDMRMNDLFTLELLSVVRAMEETFLFGYPRRM, from the exons ATGAACAACAACAGAAATGGCTATTCTTCTGTGCCAAATCAACCCAATTATAGTTATGATACGGATACACGATCGTCGGGTTGGCGAGTTCCTGCTTTCTCTTCGCAGAACTCGTGGTCCAGGAGTAACTCA ACAGTTAACAGACGCTTGCTAGATGATCTTCCAGCCGCTTACTCAAATACAACGATTTCATCCACTGT AGATTTAGTACCACCGTCACATACTCGACATCAGATTCCAATTCGTAACAGCAACAACCCGCGAAGACAGCACCTCGAGGCACTAAGGCAAGCCGTTCACAACCAGCCCGGTAGACGAGAGAACAgctcaacatcatcatcatcatcacaagtcCATGAAGAAGACGAGATCCTCAAACATCTAACAAAAGAGACATACAACCCAGTTCCAAAAAGCACTCTCCTCAGAAGCCTGAGCTTATACTACAGAAACAAAACCCCGGGAAACGAAAACGCAAGAAACAGTCGAGATCTCCCAGGCGACGAAGAGGACAAGAGATGCTCCGTGTGTTTAGAAGACTTTGAACCCAAGGAAACAGTGATGCTCACTCCTTGCAAACACATGTTTCATGAAGAATGTATAGTTCCATGGTTAAAGAGCAAAGGACAGTGTCCTGTCTGTAGATTCGTCATACTCAAGCCAGCAAAACAAGACTCCTCTCCAACTAATGGATCAAATCCCGCGGGAGACATGAGAATGAACGATCTCTTCACATTAGAGCTACTCTCTGTGGTAAGAGCAATGGAAGAAACTTTCCTTTTTGGTTATCCTCGTCGCATGTAA
- the LOC104792156 gene encoding V-type proton ATPase subunit D: MAGQNARLNVVPTVTMLGVMKARLVGATRGHALLKKKSDALTVQFRALLKKIVTAKESMGDMMKTSSFALTEVKYVAGENVKHVVLENVKEATLKVRSRTENIAGVKLPKFDHFSEGETKNDLTGLARGGQQVQACRVAYVKAIEVLVELASLQTSFLTLDEAIKTTNRRVNALENVVKPKLENTISYIKGELDELEREDFFRLKKIQGYKRREVERQAANAKEFAEEMVLEGISMQRGISINAARDFLAGGAEKDTDIIF, encoded by the coding sequence ATGGCTGGCCAAAACGCGCGTTTGAATGTGGTTCCCACTGTTACAATGCTTGGGGTTATGAAAGCTCGTCTTGTTGGAGCCACAAGAGGCCATGCTCTCctcaagaagaagagtgatgcTTTGACTGTTCAGTTTAGGGCACTTCTTAAGAAAATCGTTACTGCAAAGGAATCCATGGGAGATATGATGAAGACATCCTCTTTTGCTCTTACTGAAGTAAAGTATGTTGCTGGCGAGAACGTCAAACATGTTGTCCTCGAGAACGTTAAAGAAGCTACGTTGAAGGTTCGTTCTCGGACAGAGAATATTGCTGGTGTGAAGCTTCCCAAGTTTGATCACTTCTCTGAAGGCGAGACCAAGAATGACTTGACCGGTTTAGCTAGAGGTGGTCAACAGGTCCAAGCTTGCCGTGTGGCTTATGTGAAAGCCATTGAAGTTCTAGTTGAGCTTGCTTCCCTCCAGACTTCTTTCTTGACGCTTGATGAAGCTATCAAGACAACTAATCGCAGGGTCAACGCTTTGGAGAATGTGGTGAAGCCGAAGCTGGAGAATACAATcagttacatcaagggagagcTTGATGAGCTCGAGAGAGAGGATTTCTTCAGGTTGAAGAAGATTCAGGGATACAAGAGGAGGGAAGTCGAACGACAGGCGGCTAATGCTAAAGAGTTTGCTGAGGAGATGGTTCTTGAAGGAATCTCTATGCAGAGAGGGATTTCGATTAACGCTGCTCGTGACTTTCTCGCTGGTGGTGCAGAGAAGGATACAGACATTATTTTCTAA
- the LOC104792162 gene encoding serine/threonine-protein kinase HT1, protein MTIAPKSPARFKLGRQSSLAPESRTPIETLTEDEDDELAAAAASAGVVDPTIRLMYLANEGDIDGINKMLDSGTNVDYRDIDGRTALHVAACQGRTDVVQLLLSRRAKVDTMDRWGSTPLADAVYYKNHDVIKLLEQHGAKPPIAPMHVLTDKEVPEYEIHPTELDFSNSFKISKGTFHKASWRGIDVAVKAFGEEMFTDEDKVNAFRDELALLQKIRHPNVVQFLGAVTQSTPMMIVTEYLPKGDLRQYLDRKGPLMPAHAVKFALEIARGLNYLHEHKPEAIIHCDLEPPNILRDDSGHLKVADFGVSKLLVFKKTVKKDRPVTSLDSSWRYMAPEVYRNEEYDTKVDIFSFALILQEMIEGCVPFHEIEESEVPKAYIEDERPPFNAPAKSYPFGLRELIQDCWDKEASKRPTFREIISALEIISDRIARKTSWKVMVGRCIPRFSLFKKRDYVNPSSNRSSSSITR, encoded by the exons ATGACGATTGCTCCCAAATCGCCGGCGAGATTCAAGCTTGGGAGGCAGTCATCGCTTGCGCCGGAATCAAGAACCCCGATAGAGACGCTAACggaagatgaagacgacgagttggcggcggcggcggcttCGGCTGGGGTCGTGGATCCGACGATTCGTCTAATGTATCTAGCCAACGAAGGTGATATCGATGGGATCAATAAGATGTTGGATTCGGGAACTAATGTCGATTACCGTGACATCGACGGCCGTACTGCTCTTCACGTCGCCGCTTGTCAAGGACGAACCGATGTGGTTCAGCTTCTGCTCAGCCGTCGTGCTAAGGTTGATACCATGGACCGATGGGGTAGTACG CCTCTTGCAGATGCAGTGTATTACAAAAATCATGATGTGATTAAACTTTTGGAACAACATGGTGCAAAGCCTCCG ATTGCTCCTATGCATGTCCTAACTGATAAAGAGGTTCCGGAGTATGAGATTCATCCTACAGAGCTTGATTTTTCTAActctttcaaaatttcaaag GGTACCTTTCACAAGGCTTCATGGCGTGGAATTGACGTGGCTGTTAAGGCCTTTGGAGAGGAGATGTTCACTGATGAAGACAAAGT GAATGCGTTTAGGGACGAACTTGCACTGCTTCAAAAGATACGCCATCCCAATGTTGTTCAGTTTCTTGGGGCAGTTACTCAAAGTACCCCCATGATGATTGTCACAGAATATTTACCAAAG GGAGATCTTCGACAATATCTAGACAGAAAAGGACCTCTAATGCCAGCGCATGCAGTGAAGTTTGCACTTGAAATTGCTAG gGGTCTGAATTATTTGCATGAGCATAAACCTGAAGCAATAATCCATTGCGACCTAGAACCTCC AAACATACTGCGGGATGATTCGGGGCATCTGAAAGTTGCAGACTTTGGAGTTAGCAAGCTGCTGGTATTTAAGAAGACAGTTAAAAAGGACAGACCTGTTACATCATTGGACAGTTCTT GGCGATATATGGCTCCAGAAGTTTATAGGAATGAAGAGTATGATACAAAagtagatattttttctttcgcTTTGATATTACAAGAG ATGATAGAAGGTTGTGTACCATTTCATGAGATAGAAGAAAGCGAAGTGCCTAAAGCATATATTGAAGATGAACGCCCACCATTCAATGCTCCAGCAAAATCATATCCTTTCGGGTTAAGAGA GCTAATCCAGGATTGTTGGGACAAAGAAGCATCAAAAAGACCAACGTTTCGAGAAATCATCTCTGCTTTGGAAATAATAAGTGATCGAATTGCACGCAAAACGAGCTGGAAG GTGATGGTAGGAAGATGCATTCCAAGGTTCAGCTTGTTTAAGAAACGAGATTATGTGAATCCGAGTAGTAACCGTTCATCAAGCTCAATCACAAGATGA
- the LOC104792165 gene encoding probable galacturonosyltransferase 15 isoform X2, which yields MGLRLLRGGDDTSLKIGEELTRALVEETEQDVNGRVTKGSLDSFDDLVKEMTLKRRDIKAFASVTKKMLLQMERKVQSAKHHELVYWHLASHGIPKSLHCLSLRLTEEYSVNAMARTRLPPPESVSRLTDPSFHHVVILTDNVLAASVVISSTVENAVNPDKFVFHIVTDKKTYTPMHAWFAMNSASSPVVEVKGLHQYDWPQEVNFKVREMLDIHRMIWRRHYQNLKDSDFSFVEGTHEQSLQALNPSCLALLNHLRIYIPKLFPDLNKIVLLDDDVVVQRDLSSLWEMDLNGKVVGAVVDSWCGDNCCPGRTYKDYFNFSHPLISSNFVEDDCAWLFGMNVFDLKAWRQTNITEAYSTWLRLSVSSGLQLWQPGALPPTLLAFKGLTQSLDPSWHVAGLGSRSVKSPEEILKSAAVLHFSGPAKPWLEISNPEVRSLWYRYVNSSDIFIRKCKIMN from the exons ATGGGACTGAGACTTCTCCGTGGGGGCGACGACACATCTCTg AAAATCGGGGAAGAGTTGACACGAGCGCTAGTGGAAGAGACAGAACAGGACGTTAATGGAAGAGTTACGAAGGGCTCGTTGGACTCATTCGACGACCTTGTCAAGGAGATGACGTTAAAACGCCGTGATATAAAGGCGTTTGCTTCCGTGACTAAGAAGATG CTGTTGCAGATGGAACGTAAAGTCCAATCAGCTAAACATCATGAGTTAGTGTACTGGCATTTAGCTTCTCACGGTATTCCCAAAAGCCTCCATTGCCTTTCCCTGAGATTAACTGAAGAATACTCTGTAAATGCCATGGCTCGAACGCGTTTGCCTCCACCTGAATCCGTTTCTCGTCTGACCGACCCATCTTTTCACCATGTTGTCATCTTGACTGACAATGTTCTCGCTGCTTCCGTCGTCATATCTTCTACAGTAGAAAACGCTGTGAATCCTGATAAGTTTGTCTTCCATATTGTTACCGACAAGAAAACCTATACCCCAATGCACGCTTGGTTTGCTATGAACTCTGCTTCATCTCCGGTTGTTGAAGTAAAGGGACTTCATCAGTATGATTGGCCTCAAGAAGTGAATTTCAAAGTTAGAGAGATGCTAGACATTCACCGCATGATTTGGAGACGGCATTATCAAAATTTGAAAGACTCTGATTTTAGTTTCGTGGAGGGTACTCATGAGCAGTCCTTGCAAGCTCTAAATCCGAGCTGCCTCGCCCTTTTGAATCATCTTCGCATCTACATTCCCAAG CTTTTTCCAGACCTCAACAAGATAGTTTTGTTGGATGATGATGTAGTAGTACAACGCGACCTTTCGTCTTTGTGGGAAATGGATCTCAACGGTAAAGTTGTCGGTGCGGTTGTTGACTCGTGGTGCGGGGACAACTGTTGTCCGGGAAGAACTTACAAAGACTACTTCAACTTCTCACATCCTCTGATTTCATCAAACTTTGTTGAAGACGACTGCGCTTGGCTTTTTGGTATGAATGTCTTTGATCTAAAAGCCTGGAGACAAACCAATATCACAGAAGCTTACTCTACATGGTTAAGACTC AGTGTTAGCTCCGGGCTACAGTTATGGCAACCAGGAGCTTTACCACCGACACTACTTGCTTTCAAAGGACTCACACAGTCTCTTGACCCATCATGGCATGTTGCTGGACTAGGATCTCGATCTGTTAAATCCCCGGAAGAGATTCTGAAATCTGCTGCGGTTTTACATTTTAGCGGTCCAGCAAAGCCGTGGCTAGAGATCAGTAACCCTGAGGTACGATCTCTTTGGTATAGATACGTAAATTCCTCCGACATCTTCATTAGGAAATGCAAAATCATGAactga